From the genome of Halomonas sp. 1513, one region includes:
- a CDS encoding ABC transporter substrate-binding protein has translation MFRTWLPRRPLLALTLTLLFAGAQAQSVETAHGPVDVGPAPERVVTLHEGALDTALAAGVTPLGAVTTRGGDGVARYLDDYLDEIAIVGVVREINIEAVLQQRPDLILAPPQLSDEQYALLSRIAPTVVPPGQGFSREAWKHDARLYAQALGRAEQIEAAIVDVEGRAAEMAQAIEERGIDSGATLVRWMPQGPLVMSSQLFSTGVLAAAGLEVHDGGLVPEQAGHSDPLSLENLSRIDDDWLFLATLNADGEEALASARQSPAFERLAVVQRDRVVSVDGQLWSSAQGPLAAQAILDDLERVLLP, from the coding sequence ATGTTCCGTACATGGCTGCCGCGCCGCCCACTGTTGGCGCTGACGCTGACGCTACTCTTCGCTGGTGCCCAGGCACAGAGCGTGGAAACCGCCCACGGTCCGGTCGATGTCGGCCCGGCCCCCGAACGCGTGGTCACGCTCCATGAAGGTGCCCTGGACACCGCGCTGGCGGCTGGCGTAACGCCGCTGGGCGCAGTGACCACCCGTGGCGGCGACGGCGTGGCGCGCTACCTCGACGACTACCTGGACGAGATCGCCATCGTCGGCGTGGTGCGCGAGATCAATATCGAGGCGGTGCTGCAGCAGCGGCCTGACCTGATTCTGGCCCCGCCTCAGCTCAGCGATGAGCAGTATGCGCTGCTGTCGCGGATTGCCCCGACCGTGGTGCCGCCGGGCCAAGGGTTCAGCCGCGAGGCGTGGAAGCACGATGCACGGCTCTACGCTCAGGCACTCGGCCGCGCGGAGCAGATCGAGGCGGCCATCGTCGACGTCGAGGGGCGCGCCGCTGAGATGGCGCAGGCCATCGAGGAGCGCGGGATCGACAGCGGTGCGACCCTGGTTCGCTGGATGCCGCAGGGGCCGTTGGTGATGTCGTCGCAGCTGTTCAGCACCGGGGTGCTGGCGGCTGCCGGTCTCGAGGTACACGACGGCGGCCTGGTGCCGGAGCAGGCCGGACATAGCGATCCGCTGAGCCTCGAGAACCTGTCGCGCATCGATGACGACTGGCTGTTCCTGGCGACGCTCAACGCAGACGGCGAGGAGGCGCTGGCCAGTGCCCGCCAGTCGCCCGCCTTCGAGCGACTCGCGGTGGTGCAGCGCGATCGCGTGGTCAGCGTCGACGGCCAGCTGTGGAGCAGCGCCCAGGGGCCGCTGGCCGCCCAGGCGATCCTCGATGACCTCGAGCGCGTGCTGCTGCCGTGA
- a CDS encoding LysR family transcriptional regulator, which produces MHDFDELTAFDAVMQSGNLTRSARLLGLSKSTLSRRISQLEARLGYPLLRRQSNRLLPTEAGALFHGYCQRMLELAQQSQAALAALHHEISGELVVDVHAALTRPWVTQVLHDFMTRHPRIDVTLRTHGRFHASAESSAIHVTLGPVMEESLRCEQLTLLSRGIYAHPDYLARHGRPQQPEQLLDHLWIDLLGDAAHGLPLRRRDGTQFLLQPPRSRLRLDQPMLQADAIARGQGLGIMPRWLAERRERAHPGQLEACLSDWQLPSLPVNLLYAHGHQAGKVSAMLDFLRRHVPPEWHPPSTDLSVAS; this is translated from the coding sequence ATGCACGATTTCGACGAACTGACCGCCTTCGATGCGGTCATGCAATCCGGCAATCTGACCCGCAGCGCCAGGCTCCTGGGCCTGTCCAAGTCGACGCTGAGCCGACGCATCAGCCAGCTCGAGGCGCGTCTCGGCTACCCGCTGCTGCGCCGTCAATCCAATCGCCTGCTGCCCACCGAGGCCGGTGCGCTGTTTCACGGCTACTGCCAGCGCATGCTGGAGCTGGCGCAGCAGAGCCAGGCGGCTCTCGCAGCGCTGCACCATGAGATCAGCGGTGAGCTAGTGGTCGACGTTCACGCTGCGCTGACCCGGCCCTGGGTGACCCAGGTACTGCACGACTTCATGACGCGCCATCCACGTATCGATGTCACCCTGAGAACCCACGGGCGCTTCCATGCCAGCGCCGAAAGCAGCGCCATCCATGTCACTCTCGGGCCCGTCATGGAGGAGAGCCTGCGCTGCGAACAGCTAACGCTGTTGTCCCGCGGCATCTACGCCCACCCGGATTACCTGGCACGCCACGGGCGTCCGCAGCAGCCTGAACAGCTGCTGGATCACCTTTGGATCGACCTGCTCGGCGATGCCGCGCACGGCCTGCCGCTGCGTCGGCGCGACGGTACACAGTTTCTGCTCCAGCCGCCGCGCTCGCGCCTGCGCCTCGACCAGCCCATGCTGCAGGCCGACGCCATCGCCAGAGGCCAGGGTCTCGGCATCATGCCGCGCTGGCTCGCCGAGCGCCGCGAGCGCGCCCATCCCGGTCAGCTCGAGGCCTGCCTGTCCGACTGGCAGCTCCCCAGTCTGCCGGTCAACCTGCTATACGCCCACGGCCATCAGGCGGGCAAGGTCAGCGCCATGCTCGACTTCCTGCGCCGCCATGTCCCGCCCGAATGGCACCCCCCGTCCACCGACCTCAGCGTTGCATCCTGA
- a CDS encoding TonB-dependent receptor, whose translation MIHASRRSLAVAIAAAGASLAAVADDTPRLDNIVVTAAGFEQALADAPASISVVTREALERKRFSNVADAIADVPGVDVRSGTGKTGGLNIGIRGMPSAYTLILVDGRRQNASGDVTPNGFGETSTSFMPPLTSIERIEVIRGPMSTLYGSDAMGGVINIIARPVSDTWTGNLSVDSTFQQDRSAGNAQTLNLYASGPLIEDTLGLQLRGRLFDRDGSERLIEDGSGRDPRPSEGRIASLGGRLTLTPDDTHALWLDLERSRQVYDNSDGRLGNLDTPERIFGYEDELRFHRDQLALGHSARLEAGTWDSSMTHSTTETLGRTLPAGSAPAYGYHAAGGEPRLLENRDITVDSKFVAPIGAHMVTLGGQYIDSRLEDGAAGSSAFEQSSWALFAEDEWWLRDDLALTLGGRYEHHDAFGGHFSPRGYLVWNTSDHWTLKGGVSRGYKTPTLNQLHDGITGFTGQGETVSIGSPDLEPEKSTNYELGALYDNLDGFSAGATLFYNRFSDRIASADDIPNCQYVDDDGNTPNAGLGNCLSVGNFTAQEGFSQLINIDSAETRGIELNARYRFAPAWSLSGGYTYTDTQITSGEGEGLVLSNTPKHKLTASLTWDVNERLSTTLEGEYYASRERFPGGLPTSGQNLSLYEQVGNRLDGYELFNLRASYQVSDSVRLTGTVYNLPDKDFGKADAYQHEGETYHAYRFTQTGRATDGIYLDGRSLWLSASYAF comes from the coding sequence ATGATCCATGCGTCTCGACGCTCCCTGGCGGTCGCCATTGCCGCGGCCGGTGCTTCCTTGGCGGCGGTTGCCGACGATACACCGCGCCTCGACAATATCGTCGTGACCGCCGCCGGCTTCGAACAGGCGCTGGCCGACGCACCGGCCAGTATCTCGGTGGTGACCCGCGAGGCGCTCGAGCGCAAGCGCTTCTCCAACGTTGCCGACGCCATCGCCGACGTGCCCGGCGTCGACGTACGCAGCGGCACCGGCAAGACCGGCGGGCTCAACATCGGCATCCGCGGCATGCCCAGCGCCTATACCCTGATCCTGGTCGACGGGCGCCGCCAGAATGCCTCCGGCGACGTCACCCCCAACGGCTTCGGCGAGACCTCGACCAGCTTCATGCCACCGCTAACGAGCATCGAGCGCATCGAGGTCATCCGCGGGCCGATGTCGACGCTCTACGGCTCCGATGCCATGGGCGGGGTGATCAATATCATTGCCCGCCCGGTCAGCGACACCTGGACCGGCAACCTGTCGGTCGACAGCACCTTCCAGCAGGATCGCAGTGCCGGCAACGCCCAGACCCTCAATCTCTACGCCTCGGGGCCGCTGATCGAAGATACCCTGGGTCTGCAGCTGCGCGGACGGCTGTTCGACCGCGACGGCTCGGAGCGCCTGATCGAGGACGGCAGCGGACGCGACCCGCGCCCCAGCGAAGGGCGCATCGCCTCGCTCGGCGGCCGGCTGACCCTGACCCCAGACGACACCCATGCGCTATGGCTCGACCTGGAGCGCTCGCGGCAGGTCTACGACAACAGCGACGGGCGCCTTGGCAACCTGGACACCCCGGAGCGCATCTTCGGCTACGAGGACGAGCTACGCTTCCACCGCGACCAGTTGGCACTCGGCCATTCGGCACGTCTCGAGGCGGGAACCTGGGATAGCAGCATGACCCACTCCACCACCGAGACCCTCGGCCGTACCCTGCCGGCAGGCAGCGCACCCGCCTACGGCTATCACGCCGCAGGCGGCGAACCGCGGCTACTCGAAAATCGCGATATTACCGTCGACAGCAAGTTCGTCGCGCCCATCGGTGCCCACATGGTGACCCTCGGCGGGCAGTACATCGACTCGCGCCTCGAGGACGGCGCCGCGGGCAGCAGCGCCTTCGAGCAGAGTAGCTGGGCGCTGTTCGCCGAGGATGAGTGGTGGCTGCGCGATGACCTGGCACTGACCCTGGGCGGGCGCTACGAGCACCACGACGCCTTCGGCGGCCATTTCAGCCCGCGCGGCTACCTGGTATGGAACACCAGCGATCACTGGACGCTGAAAGGCGGGGTCAGCCGCGGCTACAAGACCCCCACGCTCAATCAGCTCCACGATGGCATCACCGGCTTTACCGGCCAGGGGGAAACCGTCTCCATCGGCTCTCCCGACCTCGAACCCGAGAAAAGCACCAACTACGAGCTTGGCGCCCTGTATGACAATCTCGACGGTTTCTCGGCCGGCGCCACGCTGTTCTACAATCGCTTCAGCGATCGCATCGCCAGCGCCGACGACATTCCCAACTGCCAGTATGTCGATGATGACGGCAATACGCCCAATGCCGGATTGGGCAACTGCTTGAGCGTGGGCAACTTCACCGCACAGGAAGGCTTCAGTCAGCTGATCAACATCGACTCGGCGGAGACTCGCGGCATCGAGCTGAATGCCCGCTATCGGTTCGCCCCCGCCTGGTCGCTGAGCGGCGGCTACACCTATACCGACACCCAGATCACCTCCGGCGAGGGCGAAGGCCTGGTGCTCAGCAACACCCCCAAGCACAAGCTCACCGCGAGCCTCACCTGGGACGTCAACGAGCGCTTGAGCACCACCCTGGAGGGCGAGTACTACGCCTCTCGCGAACGCTTCCCCGGCGGGCTCCCCACGTCGGGGCAGAATTTGTCGCTCTATGAGCAGGTGGGCAACAGGCTCGACGGCTATGAGCTGTTCAACCTGCGCGCCTCCTACCAAGTCTCCGACAGCGTGCGCCTGACCGGCACCGTCTATAACCTTCCCGACAAGGACTTCGGCAAGGCCGATGCCTACCAGCATGAAGGCGAGACCTACCACGCCTACCGCTTCACCCAGACCGGCCGCGCCACCGACGGCATCTACCTCGACGGCCGCAGCCTATGGCTTTCGGCCAGCTACGCGTTCTGA
- a CDS encoding electron transfer flavoprotein subunit alpha — MSILVLADLHDGHLADATAHVVAAAHAIGGDIHVLVAGDGVQAAAEAAAQLDGVSKVRLADHAVYAHQLAEPMGALLVALADDYSHVLASASTTGKNVLPRLAALKDVSQLSEIIAVESADTFQRPIYAGNAIATVKSDDPLKVISVRTTAFDAVASSGSAAIEAVDHVADNAQSRFIKEALAASDRPELGGAKIVISGGRGMGNGDNFKLLDGIADKLGAAIGASRAAVDAGFVPNDMQVGQTGKIVAPDLYIAVGISGAIQHLAGMKDSKVIVAINKDEEAPIFQVADYGLVGDLFEVLPELESKL; from the coding sequence ATGAGCATTCTGGTTCTCGCCGATCTTCACGACGGCCATCTCGCCGACGCCACCGCCCACGTGGTGGCCGCGGCCCACGCCATCGGCGGCGATATCCATGTCCTGGTGGCCGGTGACGGCGTCCAGGCCGCCGCCGAGGCCGCCGCCCAGCTCGACGGAGTGAGCAAGGTGCGCCTCGCCGACCACGCCGTCTACGCCCACCAGCTGGCCGAGCCCATGGGCGCGCTGCTGGTGGCGCTGGCCGACGACTACAGCCACGTGCTGGCCTCTGCCTCCACCACCGGCAAGAACGTGCTGCCGCGGCTTGCCGCGCTCAAGGACGTCAGCCAGCTCTCCGAGATCATCGCGGTGGAGAGCGCCGACACCTTCCAGCGGCCGATCTACGCCGGCAACGCCATTGCCACGGTCAAGAGCGACGACCCGCTCAAGGTGATCAGCGTGCGCACCACCGCCTTCGACGCCGTTGCCAGCTCCGGTAGCGCCGCCATCGAGGCGGTCGACCACGTTGCCGACAACGCCCAGTCGCGTTTCATCAAGGAAGCGCTCGCCGCGTCCGACCGCCCCGAGCTCGGCGGCGCCAAGATCGTCATCTCCGGCGGCCGCGGCATGGGCAACGGCGACAACTTCAAGCTGCTTGACGGCATTGCCGACAAGCTGGGGGCCGCCATCGGCGCCTCACGGGCCGCGGTGGACGCCGGCTTCGTGCCCAACGACATGCAGGTCGGCCAGACCGGCAAGATCGTTGCCCCGGATCTCTACATCGCCGTGGGTATCTCGGGTGCCATCCAGCACCTGGCGGGGATGAAGGACTCCAAGGTGATCGTGGCGATCAACAAGGACGAGGAGGCGCCGATCTTCCAAGTGGCGGATTATGGATTAGTCGGTGATCTGTTCGAGGTGCTGCCGGAGCTCGAGAGCAAGCTGTAA
- a CDS encoding electron transfer flavoprotein subunit beta produces the protein MKVLVAVKRVIDYNVKIRVKPDHSDVDLTNVKMAMNPFCEIAVEEAVRLKEKGVATEVVAVTVGPKAAQEQLRTALALGADRAIHLETDERVESLAVAKLLAKVVEDEQPGLTILGKQAIDTDNNQTGQMLAALSGLPQGTFASEVAVDGDKVAVTREIDGGLQTVELTLPAIVTTDLRLNEPRYAKLPDIMKAKKKPLDVKTPAELGVEVGSRVSLLKVTPPPERQGGVKVGSVDELVDKLKNEAKVL, from the coding sequence ATGAAGGTACTGGTCGCGGTCAAACGCGTCATCGACTACAACGTCAAGATCCGCGTCAAGCCGGATCACAGCGACGTCGACCTCACCAACGTCAAGATGGCCATGAACCCCTTCTGCGAGATCGCCGTGGAAGAAGCGGTGCGGCTCAAGGAAAAAGGCGTGGCCACCGAAGTGGTCGCGGTGACCGTCGGCCCCAAGGCCGCCCAGGAGCAGCTGCGCACCGCGCTGGCGCTGGGCGCCGACCGCGCCATTCACCTCGAGACCGACGAACGGGTCGAGTCGCTGGCGGTGGCCAAGCTGCTGGCCAAGGTGGTGGAAGACGAGCAGCCGGGGCTGACGATCCTCGGCAAGCAGGCCATCGACACCGACAACAACCAGACCGGCCAGATGCTGGCGGCGCTTAGCGGCCTGCCCCAGGGCACCTTCGCCTCCGAGGTAGCGGTCGACGGTGACAAGGTCGCGGTGACCCGCGAGATAGACGGCGGCCTGCAGACCGTCGAACTCACGCTGCCGGCCATCGTCACCACCGACCTGCGCTTGAACGAGCCGCGCTACGCCAAGCTGCCCGACATCATGAAGGCCAAGAAGAAGCCGCTCGACGTCAAGACCCCGGCGGAGCTGGGGGTCGAGGTGGGCTCCCGGGTCAGCCTGCTCAAGGTCACCCCGCCCCCCGAGCGCCAGGGCGGCGTCAAGGTCGGCTCCGTCGACGAGCTGGTGGACAAACTCAAGAACGAAGCCAAGGTGCTTTAA